One genomic segment of Paraburkholderia hospita includes these proteins:
- a CDS encoding ABC transporter substrate-binding protein: protein MSVVENAGRRRMLRMTLAAGGMAATGALLSVRALAGEKSTVNMQLGWVPGGNQVGEVVAKRLGFYQQEGIDFQIQPGGPNIDGVAIVASGRFETGEISSSPSIMLAVSEGLPIKCIAAGLQQHPYTFFSLKKNPIRTPHDMIGKRIGIQATGMVLLKALLTKNKIPENQVNIVPIGADMMPLLSGQVDAVTGWQTNTTALKPLGADRVDLRLWDTGVRLYALPYYTTTATLKDHPDTVSRFMRATARGWIYANTHRDQAVDLLIKEYPNLNHADERIAIDSLMGYAFNQTTQTQGWGAMDPKVWEEQISTYGQLGQFRAHQPKVEDVMTMDVLNATRSSRLLV from the coding sequence ATGTCAGTAGTCGAGAATGCGGGGCGCAGACGTATGCTGCGGATGACGCTCGCGGCGGGCGGCATGGCGGCGACAGGCGCACTGCTTTCGGTGCGCGCCCTAGCGGGTGAGAAATCGACCGTCAATATGCAGTTGGGATGGGTCCCGGGCGGCAATCAGGTTGGTGAAGTGGTCGCGAAGAGACTGGGTTTTTACCAGCAGGAAGGCATCGATTTCCAGATTCAACCAGGTGGCCCCAATATCGATGGCGTCGCGATCGTCGCCTCGGGGCGCTTCGAGACGGGCGAAATTTCATCGAGCCCATCGATCATGCTGGCCGTCTCGGAAGGGCTGCCGATCAAATGCATCGCCGCCGGACTGCAGCAGCATCCGTACACATTCTTCTCGTTGAAGAAAAACCCGATTCGCACGCCGCACGACATGATCGGCAAGCGCATTGGCATTCAGGCGACGGGAATGGTACTGCTCAAGGCGTTGCTGACCAAGAACAAGATTCCCGAAAACCAGGTCAACATCGTGCCGATCGGCGCCGACATGATGCCGCTTCTGAGCGGGCAGGTAGATGCCGTCACCGGCTGGCAGACCAATACCACCGCGCTCAAGCCGCTTGGTGCGGACCGCGTCGATCTACGGCTGTGGGACACGGGTGTGCGCCTCTATGCATTGCCGTACTACACGACGACGGCGACGCTGAAAGACCATCCCGATACGGTCAGCCGCTTCATGCGCGCAACGGCACGCGGCTGGATCTATGCGAACACCCACCGCGATCAGGCCGTCGACTTGCTCATCAAGGAATACCCGAATCTGAATCATGCGGATGAGCGCATCGCGATCGATTCATTGATGGGCTACGCCTTCAACCAGACAACGCAGACTCAAGGCTGGGGAGCGATGGATCCGAAGGTCTGGGAAGAACAGATCTCGACATACGGACAGCTCGGCCAGTTCAGGGCGCATCAACCCAAGGTAGAGGACGTCATGACGATGGACGTGCTCAACGCTACCCGTTCCTCACGACTTCTGGTGTAA
- a CDS encoding porin, with translation MIRRAIVIAATALACQTAFAQSSVTLYGLISSGIVYANNQKGADKQGHSTWQFASGPMQTPRWGMRGVEDLGGGLKTIFTLEGGYSVGNGALSQGGRLFGRQAFVGLSSNNLGTVTIGRQYDEAVTLCIFSSACQFAAYGAHIGDSDNVFDTFRINNAVQYKSVDYGGLQFEGLYGFSNKAGDFSDNNAISAAAQYHRGPFSLGVAYLQVKMPNDPANPNGAVVGDYGFTSPFITNPATNAGVSKQRMFGTGGAYAFGNANLSLLYTNARFEYLDQSRLTLQNFEVSLTDYVLPDLMLGAAYVFTTGQYRPQETSPKWHQVNTGAVYFLSKRTDVFLVGIYQKAAGDAQFAQIYTLSPSTTKTQVSAVIGLRHRW, from the coding sequence ATGATTCGACGCGCTATCGTAATTGCGGCAACCGCTCTCGCCTGTCAGACGGCATTCGCCCAAAGCAGCGTAACGCTCTACGGTTTGATCTCAAGCGGAATCGTGTATGCGAACAATCAGAAGGGAGCCGACAAACAGGGGCATTCGACCTGGCAGTTCGCAAGCGGACCGATGCAGACGCCGCGTTGGGGCATGAGAGGGGTCGAAGACCTTGGTGGGGGACTCAAGACTATCTTTACGCTGGAAGGCGGCTACAGCGTCGGCAATGGCGCCCTGTCGCAAGGCGGGCGGTTGTTTGGCCGGCAAGCCTTCGTAGGCCTGTCATCGAACAATCTGGGCACGGTCACGATCGGCCGCCAGTATGACGAGGCCGTCACGCTGTGCATTTTTTCGTCGGCCTGCCAGTTTGCGGCATATGGCGCGCATATCGGCGACAGCGACAACGTGTTCGATACTTTCCGCATCAACAATGCTGTGCAGTACAAGAGCGTCGATTACGGCGGACTCCAGTTCGAAGGACTCTACGGTTTTTCGAACAAGGCCGGGGATTTCTCGGACAACAACGCCATCAGCGCAGCTGCTCAATATCACAGGGGACCGTTCTCCCTGGGAGTGGCCTACCTTCAGGTCAAAATGCCTAATGACCCCGCCAATCCCAACGGCGCGGTGGTCGGGGACTATGGCTTCACTTCACCTTTTATTACCAACCCTGCGACCAACGCAGGCGTGAGCAAACAGAGAATGTTCGGCACAGGTGGCGCCTACGCATTTGGAAATGCAAACCTGTCTCTGCTCTATACGAATGCGCGCTTCGAATATCTCGACCAATCCAGACTGACGCTGCAGAACTTCGAAGTCTCATTGACCGATTATGTTCTGCCGGACCTGATGCTCGGGGCGGCATACGTCTTCACTACGGGACAATACCGTCCCCAGGAAACAAGTCCGAAATGGCATCAGGTCAACACCGGCGCGGTGTACTTCCTGAGCAAACGGACGGATGTGTTTCTGGTTGGCATTTATCAGAAAGCCGCAGGTGATGCACAATTCGCCCAGATCTATACGCTTTCGCCATCGACCACTAAAACACAAGTCTCGGCCGTAATAGGTCTACGGCATCGTTGGTAA
- a CDS encoding sigma-54 dependent transcriptional regulator: MDSVTRKLYHVCRVNRALPDALLPTKGWAIDRIDISARTKHRTRPASGAGGLLDIASMKFPRDMEPLTEVLATRDVGWVAALQHGQLEDTTIRSVVRSHCISYITLPTTAVELGHAVGHARGMCSLGGTTTAESLTVVDGDMIGSCDAMLQLFRTMRKVAMCNAPVLIQGESGTGKELTAFAIHRHSDRHHGPFVAINCGAIPVHLVTSELFGYERGAFTGANERKTGRIESANGGTVFLDEIADLPMESQVTLLRFLQEHSIERLGGVCSIDVDVRIVCATNVDLERAAREGRFREDLYHRLSVLQIEEPPLRARGADVELLARHLLDQLRVDSRRRIRGFSEDAIRALRAHDWPGNVRELRNRVWRAVVLFDNSVITASDLGLAHHVDARTMSLDQVRRRAEQQAVERALLRHRGRVADAARDLGISRVTLYRLLESYGFDIASFLRGLRTDRSLTVVR, from the coding sequence ATGGACTCTGTGACGAGGAAGCTCTATCACGTTTGCCGCGTGAACCGCGCGCTGCCGGATGCGCTGCTGCCGACAAAGGGATGGGCGATCGACCGGATCGACATTAGTGCGCGGACGAAGCATCGGACACGGCCTGCTTCGGGCGCAGGTGGATTGCTCGATATTGCGTCGATGAAGTTTCCGCGCGACATGGAGCCGCTCACGGAGGTGCTGGCGACGCGCGACGTAGGCTGGGTCGCGGCGCTCCAGCACGGGCAACTGGAAGACACCACCATTCGTTCTGTTGTCCGTAGTCACTGCATCAGCTACATCACGCTACCGACGACGGCCGTCGAACTCGGACATGCCGTGGGTCACGCGCGCGGCATGTGCTCACTGGGCGGAACCACGACGGCTGAATCGTTGACCGTTGTCGATGGTGACATGATCGGCTCGTGCGATGCGATGCTCCAGCTATTTCGCACGATGCGCAAGGTCGCGATGTGCAACGCACCCGTTCTTATCCAGGGGGAGTCGGGTACGGGCAAGGAACTGACTGCATTCGCCATTCACCGGCACTCGGATCGACACCATGGGCCGTTTGTCGCGATCAACTGTGGCGCGATCCCTGTGCATCTCGTTACTTCGGAACTCTTCGGCTATGAGCGTGGCGCGTTCACGGGGGCGAATGAGCGGAAGACGGGGCGCATTGAGTCGGCGAACGGCGGTACGGTTTTTCTCGACGAAATTGCCGACCTGCCGATGGAAAGCCAGGTGACGCTACTGCGTTTTCTGCAGGAGCACAGCATCGAACGACTGGGAGGCGTGTGCTCGATCGATGTGGATGTGAGAATCGTCTGTGCGACGAACGTCGATCTGGAGCGCGCGGCGCGCGAAGGACGGTTTCGCGAGGATCTCTATCATCGGCTGAGTGTGCTCCAGATCGAAGAGCCGCCGCTGCGCGCACGAGGTGCGGACGTCGAACTCCTCGCGCGGCATCTGCTTGACCAGTTGCGCGTGGATTCGCGCCGCCGGATTCGCGGCTTTTCCGAAGACGCGATTCGGGCTCTGCGTGCGCACGACTGGCCCGGCAACGTCCGCGAATTGAGAAATCGCGTGTGGCGTGCGGTTGTACTGTTCGACAACTCTGTCATCACGGCGAGCGACCTTGGCCTTGCGCACCATGTCGATGCGCGCACGATGTCGCTCGACCAGGTGCGGCGCCGCGCCGAGCAACAGGCAGTTGAAAGGGCCTTGCTGCGTCATCGCGGCAGAGTCGCGGACGCTGCGCGTGATCTCGGCATTTCGCGCGTCACGCTGTACCGGCTGCTCGAGTCGTATGGGTTCGATATTGCTTCGTTTCTGCGGGGCTTGCGCACAGATCGCTCACTAACGGTGGTTCGCTAG
- a CDS encoding type II secretion system protein, whose product MKHIDTRRRDTGFTLIELVVVMAIIGLLLTIALPSYMHSIDRGKEQVRAQNLAVMRDAIDKYYGDNAAYPDTLDELVTRHYLRTIPVDPVNGDDKWAVVASPDDTKPGVYDIVPASSPQGTASGDAGAGK is encoded by the coding sequence ATGAAACACATCGATACGCGCCGGCGCGATACCGGCTTCACGCTGATCGAACTGGTGGTCGTGATGGCGATCATCGGGCTGTTGCTGACCATCGCGCTGCCGAGTTACATGCACAGCATCGATCGCGGCAAGGAACAGGTGCGTGCGCAGAATCTCGCTGTAATGCGCGATGCGATCGACAAGTACTACGGTGACAACGCCGCCTATCCTGATACGCTCGACGAGCTTGTGACGCGACACTATCTGCGCACGATTCCCGTCGATCCCGTCAACGGTGACGACAAATGGGCGGTCGTCGCGTCGCCGGATGACACGAAGCCGGGTGTCTACGATATCGTGCCTGCCAGCAGCCCGCAGGGCACGGCTTCGGGTGACGCGGGAGCGGGCAAATGA
- a CDS encoding type II secretion system protein has protein sequence MSRLVRPDRCSIARRARLRGFTLVELVITLALVGILALAVVPFSQLIVQREKEQQLSGALREIRTALDGYKEASDAGLIEREAEASGYPPSLAVLVDGVKNVKDPKGGLLMFLRRVPRDPFFAGDADTPPEDTWSLRAFGDPPAHADGSDASERGNVGKDVFDVTSKSDRVGINGIPYRQW, from the coding sequence ATGTCTCGCCTTGTGCGTCCAGACCGTTGCAGTATCGCGCGCCGTGCGAGGCTGCGTGGCTTCACGCTGGTCGAACTCGTGATCACGCTTGCGCTCGTCGGCATTCTGGCGCTTGCTGTCGTGCCGTTTTCGCAACTGATCGTGCAGCGCGAAAAGGAACAGCAACTGAGCGGCGCATTGCGCGAGATTCGTACCGCCCTCGACGGCTACAAGGAAGCGAGCGACGCCGGTCTTATCGAGCGGGAAGCGGAAGCTTCCGGCTATCCGCCTTCGCTAGCGGTGCTGGTGGACGGCGTGAAGAACGTAAAGGACCCGAAGGGCGGCCTGCTGATGTTCCTGCGCCGCGTGCCGCGCGACCCGTTCTTCGCAGGCGACGCCGATACACCGCCCGAAGATACCTGGAGCCTGCGCGCGTTCGGCGACCCGCCCGCGCATGCCGACGGCAGTGATGCTTCGGAACGCGGCAACGTGGGCAAGGACGTATTCGACGTTACGTCGAAGTCGGATCGCGTCGGTATCAATGGCATTCCCTATCGACAGTGGTGA
- a CDS encoding secretin N-terminal domain-containing protein — MTAACSRDRSRNGDSGSSTRYPPHSAPLTHCSPRVPLTKRQAACIALAVLALGGCVTPPATRQNDPTNAQLQIDYLHDRDARVNALLDDADAYRGSYQYDLAVQALGQAYQIDPTSERGRKIGAALDRDRRDLTSLQEADRMMQRGSYALAEERVHRVLAQNPTNPMAQQMLRNIQDKRNQQRALKEEKITASSIMRTPVTLQFRDANVRMVFEALSKTTGLNVIFDRDVRADLKTTIFVTNATLQDTVDMILMQSQLDKKQLNANTLFIYPATPAKELEYQELKVRTFQLSNVDAKQIQGLLKSLLKLKEVVVDERSNTVTIRGTPDTIRVAEEMIAAQDIPEPEVMMEVQVLEVSHDRMTDLGIEWPNTFTMSTPATANTWGELHHLPINALNVSGLSATANFKLSDTDANLLASPRIRARNKEKARILIGDKVPVISSSSTPSTSGPSYTQMVQYLDVGIKLEVEPQVYRDGDVGIKLNLEVSNITKVIQSDSSQAGLTTLAYQIGTRNASTSLRLRDGETQILGGLISDFDRTTADKVPGLGQLPVLGRLFSNHNGDHVKTEIVLQITPHIVRPQIAADADTQEVWSGTDVNVHSEQLRLDPVVAELEPTVPRPVVRTPGSVGGGTTGGAAATPHSSTQGRPTTQPPASAFGQLPPVPRTAPPQQPYGGRYSTLPAPPANGATPPADQGAAEAQSNGENGNGSAPQAPSAAPGAQMAPPPPPAPALSAPTAPPSNLVMPPGDMPSDNPLRPIQNGGY; from the coding sequence ATGACAGCCGCATGCAGCCGCGATCGGAGCCGCAACGGGGACAGCGGCTCATCAACGCGCTATCCACCGCATTCCGCTCCCCTCACGCATTGCTCGCCCCGTGTGCCGCTGACGAAGCGCCAGGCTGCGTGCATCGCACTGGCCGTGCTGGCGTTGGGCGGTTGTGTGACACCGCCCGCTACGCGCCAGAACGATCCCACCAACGCGCAATTGCAGATCGACTATCTGCACGATCGCGACGCGCGCGTGAATGCGTTGCTCGACGATGCGGACGCGTACCGCGGGAGCTACCAGTATGACCTCGCGGTCCAGGCGCTTGGCCAGGCCTACCAGATCGACCCGACGAGCGAGCGCGGCCGCAAGATCGGCGCCGCGCTCGACCGTGACCGGCGCGACCTCACGAGTTTGCAGGAAGCGGACCGCATGATGCAGCGCGGCTCGTATGCGCTCGCGGAAGAGCGCGTGCATCGGGTGCTGGCGCAGAACCCGACCAATCCGATGGCGCAGCAGATGCTCAGGAATATCCAGGACAAACGTAATCAGCAGCGCGCGCTGAAGGAGGAAAAGATCACCGCGTCGTCCATCATGCGGACGCCCGTCACGCTTCAGTTTCGCGATGCCAACGTGCGGATGGTGTTCGAAGCGCTGTCGAAAACGACGGGTCTCAACGTGATTTTCGATCGTGACGTGCGCGCCGACCTGAAGACGACCATCTTCGTCACGAACGCGACGCTGCAGGACACCGTCGACATGATCCTGATGCAGAGCCAGCTCGACAAGAAGCAACTGAACGCGAATACGCTCTTCATCTATCCGGCGACGCCGGCGAAGGAACTGGAGTATCAGGAACTGAAGGTGCGCACGTTCCAGTTGTCGAATGTCGATGCGAAGCAGATTCAGGGCTTGCTGAAGAGCCTGCTGAAGCTGAAGGAAGTGGTGGTCGACGAACGGTCGAACACCGTCACGATACGCGGCACGCCCGATACGATCCGCGTGGCCGAGGAAATGATCGCTGCGCAGGACATTCCCGAGCCCGAAGTGATGATGGAAGTGCAGGTGCTGGAAGTCTCGCACGATCGCATGACCGACCTTGGCATCGAATGGCCGAACACGTTCACCATGTCGACACCCGCCACGGCCAATACCTGGGGCGAGTTGCACCATCTGCCTATCAATGCGCTCAATGTGAGCGGCCTGTCCGCGACGGCCAATTTCAAGCTGAGCGACACCGATGCCAACCTGCTCGCCAGTCCGCGCATTCGCGCGCGCAACAAGGAAAAGGCGCGCATCCTGATCGGCGACAAGGTGCCCGTGATTTCGAGTTCGAGCACGCCGAGCACGAGTGGACCGTCCTATACGCAGATGGTCCAGTACCTCGACGTCGGCATCAAGCTCGAAGTCGAGCCGCAGGTCTATCGGGACGGCGATGTCGGCATCAAGCTGAACCTGGAAGTAAGCAACATCACCAAGGTTATCCAGAGCGACAGTTCGCAGGCAGGGCTGACGACGCTCGCTTATCAGATCGGCACACGCAACGCGTCGACGAGCCTGCGTTTGCGCGACGGCGAAACGCAGATTCTCGGCGGCCTGATTTCCGATTTTGACAGAACGACGGCCGACAAGGTGCCGGGCCTCGGCCAGTTGCCCGTGCTCGGACGGCTCTTCTCCAATCACAACGGCGACCACGTGAAGACTGAGATCGTGCTGCAGATCACACCGCATATCGTGCGCCCGCAGATCGCCGCTGACGCAGATACGCAGGAAGTCTGGTCGGGCACGGACGTCAACGTGCACTCGGAGCAGCTGCGGCTCGACCCGGTCGTCGCGGAACTGGAACCGACGGTACCGCGTCCCGTCGTCCGTACGCCCGGCAGCGTGGGCGGCGGCACGACGGGCGGTGCGGCCGCCACGCCGCACAGCAGCACGCAGGGCCGGCCAACAACCCAGCCGCCCGCGAGCGCGTTCGGCCAGTTGCCTCCGGTGCCACGCACGGCGCCGCCGCAGCAACCGTACGGCGGCCGCTATTCGACCTTGCCCGCGCCGCCCGCTAACGGCGCCACGCCGCCTGCCGATCAAGGTGCCGCCGAGGCGCAGTCGAACGGCGAGAACGGCAACGGCAGCGCGCCACAGGCGCCGTCCGCAGCACCCGGTGCACAGATGGCGCCTCCGCCTCCGCCCGCACCCGCGCTGTCAGCGCCGACCGCGCCTCCGTCGAATCTCGTGATGCCGCCAGGCGACATGCCAAGCGACAACCCGCTGCGTCCGATCCAGAACGGCGGGTACTGA
- a CDS encoding membrane protein, with protein sequence MIQRLDIDFARRRSHLAPAGLIMLCIAICALLASGVRLWQAFDDNQQAQERLDEVRHRGSAKAHLVRAQPTPAAMHAEKQSLAVLSELTVPWQDLLSIVEDYPDHDVALIGIDQNPVQSQIRITAEAKNFDAMIAYLRYLQSSKLLREAVLNDHEIEANVPGTPVRFQVTAVWSRS encoded by the coding sequence ATGATCCAGCGACTCGACATCGACTTCGCTCGCCGGCGGTCGCACCTCGCGCCAGCGGGACTCATCATGCTGTGCATCGCGATTTGCGCGCTGCTTGCGAGCGGTGTGCGGCTGTGGCAGGCATTCGATGACAACCAGCAGGCGCAGGAACGGCTGGACGAAGTGCGCCATCGTGGGTCCGCCAAAGCCCATCTCGTCAGGGCGCAACCAACGCCTGCAGCGATGCATGCGGAAAAGCAGAGTCTTGCGGTGCTGAGTGAACTGACGGTGCCGTGGCAAGACCTGTTGTCGATCGTCGAGGACTATCCCGACCATGATGTCGCGCTGATCGGCATCGATCAGAATCCGGTGCAGAGCCAGATTCGCATTACGGCGGAGGCGAAGAACTTCGACGCGATGATCGCGTATCTGCGCTATCTGCAATCGAGCAAGCTATTGCGGGAGGCCGTGCTCAACGATCACGAGATCGAAGCCAATGTTCCGGGCACGCCCGTCCGGTTTCAGGTTACCGCCGTGTGGAGCCGCTCATGA
- a CDS encoding GspE/PulE family protein: protein MDTASMANGIGGTGGVDLRDALRSLAERHGSGLRALEDLLTQMPVSPDEVLAQLAVQCHMQPITMHGLNALQPDFDVVPFVEATTRLCICFRDAEDSAAGRGLLFVIADPLDRRTRGSIEQRMRARPAVPYRWALASIGDMTAWLAVREKDVRAMDSLAFDQTTQHAADPASLALTLQGISNDDSAVVRLLNSTIYDALKMMASDIHLECRAHGLMIKCRVDGVLTVVGRVEGRDVADQVLSRVKVISELDIAERRVPQDGRFKAVYAGREIDFRVSIMPNQFGEDAVLRILDRYQLSQASGGLTLEALGFQQEDTRFMRTVAAMPYGMLLVTGPTGSGKTTTLYAILTEINDGLEKIVTIEDPVEYQLGDILQIPVNEAKGLTFARGLRSILRHDPDKIMVGEIRDPETAQIAVQAALTGHQVFTTVHANNVFDVIGRFTNMDVDPYSFVSALNGVIAQRLLRQCCPDCVAEDTVDADALARSGIDPDTAGGYLFRRGAGCAACRGSGYRGRRAVAEALRMDDELRQLLSERAPLTQIKAAAFRQGMKTLRSAAIKLVRQGETTLEEINRVTMVD from the coding sequence ATGGACACGGCGAGCATGGCGAACGGCATCGGCGGAACGGGCGGCGTCGATCTGCGCGATGCGCTGCGCAGCCTCGCCGAGCGTCATGGCTCGGGCCTGCGCGCGCTTGAAGATCTGCTTACGCAAATGCCCGTCAGCCCCGACGAAGTGCTCGCGCAACTCGCTGTGCAATGTCACATGCAGCCGATCACGATGCATGGGCTGAACGCGCTGCAACCGGATTTCGACGTCGTACCGTTCGTCGAGGCGACGACCCGCCTGTGCATCTGCTTTCGCGATGCCGAAGATTCCGCGGCGGGGCGCGGCCTGTTGTTCGTGATCGCCGATCCGCTTGACCGGCGCACGCGCGGCAGTATCGAGCAACGCATGCGCGCGCGGCCTGCCGTGCCGTATCGCTGGGCGCTCGCGAGTATCGGCGACATGACCGCGTGGCTCGCGGTGCGCGAGAAGGACGTGCGCGCGATGGACTCGCTTGCGTTCGACCAGACGACCCAGCATGCCGCTGATCCCGCGTCGCTTGCGCTGACGCTGCAAGGCATCAGCAACGACGACAGCGCTGTCGTGCGCCTGCTGAATTCGACGATCTACGACGCCCTGAAAATGATGGCGAGCGACATACACCTCGAATGCCGCGCGCATGGGCTGATGATCAAATGCCGCGTCGATGGCGTGCTGACGGTGGTGGGGCGCGTCGAAGGGCGCGACGTCGCGGATCAGGTGCTGTCGCGCGTGAAAGTCATTTCCGAACTCGACATCGCCGAGCGCCGCGTGCCGCAGGACGGCCGATTCAAGGCCGTCTATGCGGGCCGCGAGATCGATTTTCGCGTGTCGATCATGCCGAACCAGTTCGGCGAAGACGCGGTGCTGCGCATTCTGGATCGCTATCAGCTGTCGCAGGCGTCGGGAGGACTCACGCTCGAAGCGCTCGGTTTCCAGCAGGAAGACACGCGTTTCATGCGCACGGTCGCCGCGATGCCGTACGGCATGCTCCTCGTCACGGGGCCGACGGGCAGCGGCAAGACGACGACGCTCTACGCGATCCTCACGGAGATCAACGACGGACTAGAAAAGATCGTGACCATCGAAGACCCGGTCGAGTATCAGCTGGGCGACATTCTGCAGATTCCCGTCAACGAGGCAAAAGGGCTGACATTCGCGCGCGGCCTTCGCTCGATCCTGCGCCATGATCCAGACAAGATCATGGTCGGTGAAATCCGCGATCCGGAGACGGCGCAGATTGCCGTGCAGGCAGCATTGACGGGCCACCAGGTCTTCACGACCGTGCACGCGAACAATGTATTCGACGTGATCGGCCGCTTTACGAACATGGACGTCGACCCTTACAGCTTCGTGTCGGCGTTGAACGGTGTGATCGCGCAACGACTCTTGCGCCAGTGCTGCCCGGACTGTGTCGCTGAAGATACCGTCGACGCCGATGCGCTCGCGCGATCGGGCATCGATCCGGATACGGCGGGCGGCTATCTGTTCCGGCGCGGCGCGGGATGCGCAGCCTGCCGCGGTAGCGGCTATCGCGGGCGGCGCGCCGTCGCGGAAGCGTTGCGCATGGACGACGAACTGCGGCAACTGCTGTCCGAACGCGCGCCGCTTACGCAGATCAAGGCGGCCGCATTCCGGCAGGGCATGAAGACGCTGCGAAGTGCGGCGATCAAGCTCGTGCGGCAGGGCGAGACGACCCTCGAGGAGATCAACCGTGTCACCATGGTCGATTGA
- a CDS encoding type II secretion system F family protein produces MKYVLRVFDTNGAVQTVHVESDSTAAAASLARARGLRVVSVRGERGSARLRLRTPALARGKFNVELFARELAALLSAGVGVVDALRTLASNERRERSAAVYRGLLRRLEEGQSLSAALEQASDVFPVVLVACVKASEQTGGLADSLTRYSRNSAMLHELRGRVVSAAIYPTVLLVVGAVVVLFLLGFVVPRFATLLEHSGRELPLLSQLLIAWGSMVHAHGKELAIGFAVLAFAASIVLRRPSARDWIADRMLALPGIGEYFRVFRQSQFFRTTAMLVDGGIPAIRAFDLARGLVGRSDQASLARALDQVRNGAKISDAFQQASLADAITYRLLTVAEKTGGLGPVLDRIAAFQESQVARAIDLISRLIEPAMMIFIGIVIGGIVVLMYMPIFEIASSVQ; encoded by the coding sequence GTGAAGTATGTGCTGCGGGTCTTCGATACGAACGGGGCGGTGCAGACGGTGCACGTCGAGAGCGATTCGACGGCGGCGGCCGCGTCTCTCGCCCGCGCGCGCGGGCTGCGTGTCGTATCGGTGCGCGGCGAGCGCGGCAGCGCGCGTTTGCGCCTGCGCACGCCCGCGCTCGCGCGCGGCAAGTTCAATGTCGAACTCTTCGCGCGCGAACTCGCGGCGCTGCTCTCGGCGGGCGTCGGTGTGGTCGATGCGTTGCGCACGCTCGCCAGCAACGAGCGTCGCGAACGTTCCGCCGCCGTGTATCGCGGGCTGTTGCGGCGGCTCGAAGAAGGACAGTCGTTGTCGGCGGCGCTCGAACAGGCCAGCGACGTTTTCCCCGTCGTGCTGGTCGCCTGTGTGAAAGCGAGCGAGCAGACGGGCGGTCTCGCAGACAGTCTCACGCGCTATTCGCGCAACAGCGCGATGCTGCATGAACTGCGGGGACGGGTGGTGTCCGCGGCGATCTATCCGACGGTGCTACTGGTGGTTGGCGCGGTAGTCGTGCTCTTTCTGTTGGGCTTCGTCGTCCCGCGCTTCGCGACGCTGCTCGAACATAGCGGGCGCGAACTACCGCTTCTTTCTCAACTGCTGATCGCGTGGGGCAGCATGGTTCACGCGCATGGCAAGGAACTCGCAATCGGCTTCGCCGTGCTCGCGTTCGCTGCGTCGATCGTGCTGCGCCGCCCTTCCGCGCGCGACTGGATTGCCGACCGCATGCTCGCGTTGCCGGGCATCGGCGAATACTTTCGTGTGTTCCGTCAATCGCAGTTCTTCCGCACCACGGCGATGCTCGTCGACGGCGGCATCCCGGCCATCCGTGCGTTCGATCTTGCGCGTGGGCTTGTGGGTCGTTCCGATCAGGCATCGCTTGCGCGTGCGCTCGATCAGGTGCGCAACGGCGCGAAGATTTCCGACGCGTTCCAGCAGGCGTCGCTGGCTGATGCGATCACCTATCGGCTATTGACCGTCGCGGAGAAGACGGGCGGTCTCGGCCCCGTGCTCGATCGGATCGCGGCGTTCCAGGAATCGCAGGTGGCGCGCGCAATCGATCTGATCTCACGGCTGATCGAGCCCGCGATGATGATCTTCATTGGCATCGTGATCGGCGGCATTGTCGTGCTGATGTACATGCCGATCTTCGAAATCGCATCGAGCGTTCAATAG
- the gspG gene encoding type II secretion system major pseudopilin GspG, giving the protein MSTCGRPVDTHARQAARERGFTLLELLVVMVIIGLLAGLVAPRYFDQIGKSNTKIARAQIESLGKALDQFRLDVGAYPTTEEGLQALMTKPQDAPHWSGPYLQKAVPPDPWDRPYQYRAPGEHSDYDLYSYGKDGQPGGSGENSDVTSW; this is encoded by the coding sequence ATGTCCACATGCGGCAGACCCGTCGATACACATGCACGGCAAGCTGCGCGCGAGCGGGGTTTCACGCTGCTCGAACTGCTGGTGGTCATGGTCATCATCGGATTGCTGGCGGGTCTCGTCGCTCCCCGCTATTTCGACCAGATCGGCAAGTCGAACACGAAGATCGCGCGCGCGCAGATCGAATCGCTCGGCAAGGCGCTCGATCAATTCCGGCTCGATGTCGGCGCGTATCCGACCACGGAAGAAGGCCTGCAGGCGCTGATGACCAAGCCGCAAGACGCGCCGCACTGGAGCGGCCCCTATCTGCAGAAGGCCGTGCCGCCCGATCCGTGGGACCGCCCCTATCAGTATCGCGCGCCTGGCGAACACTCCGACTACGACCTGTATTCGTACGGCAAGGACGGCCAGCCGGGCGGCTCGGGCGAGAACTCGGACGTGACGTCCTGGTGA